CCCTCGATCACATCTGCGAGATCGCTGGTGTCGAAAAAGAACCACCCATGACGATGCTCCTGGACGGAGGCCCGCAGTTCCCAGGGCTGGGAGTGGGCAGCTTCGGCGCGCCGCGCCACCACGAGATGCCCAACCGCGAGCCGGCGGGCATAGGGCTGACTCCTTTCGGGGACTCGCCccacgccgccgccgccgccgccgccgccttcaAGCTGAGCCCCGCGGCGGCTCACGATCTGTCTTCTGGCCAGAGCTCAGCGTTCACGCCGCAGGGTTCTGGTTACGCCAACGCCCTgggccatcatcaccaccaccatcaccaccatcaccacgcCGGCCAGGTGCCCAGCTACGGCGGAGCCGCCTCCGCCGCCTTCAACTCCACGCGCGACTTTCTGTTCCGCCAGCGCGGCTCCGGGCTCGGCGAGGCGGCCTCGGGTGGCGGGCAGCACGGGCTCTTCGCCGGCTCGGCGAGTAGCCTGCATGCTCCGGCTGGCATCTCTGAGCCCCCCGGCTACCTGCTCTTCCCCGGGTTGCACGACCAAGGCGCTGGGCACCCGTCGCCCACCGGGCACGTGGACAACAACCAGGTCCACCTGGGGCTGCGCGGAGAGCTGTTCGGCCGCGCTGACCCGTACCGCCCGGTGGCCAGCCCGCGCACGGACCCCTACACGGCCGGCGCGCAGTTCCCGAACTACAGCCCCATGAACATGAACATGGGCATGAACGTGGCGGCCCACCACGGGCCCGGCGCCTTCTTCCGTTACATGCGACAGCCCATCAAGCAGGAGCTGTCGTGCAAGTGGATCGACGAGGCTCAGCTGAGCCGGCCCAAGAAGAGCTGCGACCGGACCTTCAGCACCATGCACGAGCTGGTGACACATGTCACCATGGAGCATGTGGGGGGCCCGGAGCAGAACAACCACGTCTGCTATTGGGAGGAGTGCCCCCGCGAGGGCAAGTCCTTCAAGGCGAAGTACAAACTGGTCAATCACATTCGGGTGCATACGGGCGAGAAGCCCTTCCCGTGCCCCTTCCCGGGCTGCGGGAAGATCTTCGCCCGCTCCGAGAACCTCAAGATCCACAAGAGGACCCACACAGGTAAGGAGGAGGGCGGGCGGGCGCGGGGTCCGCCGCGGCCGCGCGCCGCGAAGCCGACCTGCACCGCGAGGGAGCGAGGGGTGGCGGCCGTAGAGAGAGGCGGCGCCCCGCGGGGGGCGGTTGGAAGAAGTAGCGCTGTCACTGTCCCTCCACCTCTCGTCCTCCCCGCCCCGCGGCGCTTTTGCCCAGTTCTAACTTCCCGGGCGGACGGCTCTGTGGTCTCCGGAACTAATTGGAACCTTCTCGCGCCCAGGAACCCACTGGCGCCGCctctttttgtctctttctgGGTTACTCTGGAGGGACTCCGAACGTGTGCAGAGAAATTGTTCACAAGCGACTTAGCTCTCGGCACCCAGTCGGGGGAGGCAACCATAGAAATGCTAATGAAAACTAACTTTCGGTTACTTCCGCTCTTTTTTACCCTTGATTGGCACATCTCCTAATTAAATGACTGGTACTTTTGTCaaactatttttatttggagTTCCAGGTTCAATTCAGTCCTCCGGGAGGAACGCTAACGTAGAAAAGGCACCCCAGTTTCGTGGCTTGTTCAGAGCATCTTGTAAAACTGTCCGGAGCCCCCTGGATTTATATAGTTTTCTCTTTTCGAACGTTAAGTACGACGACCTCAGCTTTTTAATGCTGGGCTTAGCAAAACCGATGCATTTGAAAGAGGCAAATTAAAAGGTACAAAGGAGGAACTAAAAGGGATTGTCCCGTCCTCGGTCCATTGTCCCTCCCGGGCTTGGCTGCCACGCCGAGATACCGGCGGAACGCGGCAGCGCTCGGAGGCCCCGGGCCGGGTtgcggtggggagggggggggggatACCGCAACTCGGGGGAAACTTTGGAGGAGTCAGGGGCTTGCCCTCCGGTTCGAGAACAAAGGGACTGGCAGGTTCTGGGCCGGCCCTGCCCTACCCCCGCCCCCGACCACCGCTCCCCACCCTAGAAGGCTCAACTCGCGCTCTCCATTTTTCTCCAGGGAAAAGAGATGCCACGGCAGCCCCCAGTCGGCGCTCCCTCTCCGGGCAGACCGCCGGGCGCTCTGTCTCCCGCTGCTCGGCCGGAGGACGCTCCTGGCCCTGACTCtatttcccccctccccaccccctttgcGTTTCTGCCTTTTGCAGGTGAGAAACCttttaaatgtgaatttgaaGGCTGTGACAGACGCTTTGCCAACAGCAGCGACCGCAAGAagcacatgcatgtgcacacctCGGACAAGCCCTATATCTGCAAAGTGTGCGACAAGTCCTACACGCACCCGAGCTCCCTGCGCAAGCACATGAAGGTAATTACCTCTTTATTAGCGGTCGGCGGTTTATAAACACTCTGCCCGACACCGGGCTGCGGAACGGAAGCGCCCGCGCTGCCAACCCTGTATCTTCCACGTTAAATCCGATTTGCTCCAGCGTTGACACCTTGAACCCATTGGGGGGACCGGGAGGGGGTACCGGGAGGGGGAGcgcagtggggaggaggagggagcggAGGGAAAGATCAGTTGTTTACTGGGAAGCTCTAACCGAGCTCGCCGGGACTGGATGTCGCAGTGGCCGCCTCTCCCCGGCTCAACCCGCGATGAGAACTGAGAGTGCCCGCGCCGAacccggggggcggggggctgggggcTCCGTTCTTCTTCGGCTTCCGGTAAAACAATAGGGCCGAGGAGCGCGGGGGCATTCCCACACAATTGTCGGAGCCCTCGCAGCGCCCAGGGCGCCCGTGCCACCTTTCTCTGTACCTGCTTTCCCAAGCCAGAGCGGTTTTGGCGAGACTTGGGCCCGGAGTATTTTATAGGGCCCCAAAGACTACGTGCTTACCCCGCTCCAGCTGCGGAGAAAGCATTTCTGAAGGGGCATGAATAAACTAgagtactttattccttttccaCAATGCCAATCTTAGGACTCAAACTGGTTTGTTGACAAATGTCTTGGGGTTTTCTTACACATCGGTAatgtggaaattaaaaacaaagcccCCAAATCAGCAGCATTTTGTCTTTTAAGTGGGTCACTGGGCGGTCTTGCTCTTACAGTGCTCTTGTTTTTGCTTGCACAATGCCAGTTggaattatattcattataatatatacatgttaatTTTAGGTTCATGAATCTCAAGGGTCAGATTCCTCCCCTGCTGCCAGTTCAGGCTATGAATCTTCCACTCCACCCGCTATAGCTTCTGCAAACAGTAAAGATACCACTAAAACCCCTTCTGCAGTTCAAACTAGCACCAGCCACAACCCTGGACTTCCTCCCAATTTTAACGAATGGTACGTCTGAGGACAAACACAAACCCTGTTTAACCATAGAATGGaccaaatgcattttaaaaagaaaactgagaccaATCAGATGGAAATGGAGCTGTAAGGCAAGAGGCCATATATAGGGCTACATCTGGTTAATTGCAATTGTCCAGGAAGGTTTTTGGGCAAGATCCAAAAGTAGCCATGCCCTTTTCTCAGGATTAGAAAATATGTTTTGGCATTTGAAggattaaaaaaagatcttctcactgctttttcctcccctttctcttgctctctgctCACCCCATCCCTAAATGCCTTCAGTTCATTTTAACTCTTGTTCTGTTTCTTGAGAGGAAGTTATGGAAGGCgtattggtggtggtgatgctaAAACTGATGGAAAAATCTTCGCCTTAGTGGTGATTGTTTAAACTCTCACAGTCTTAAACCGTGCCAAAGTCCTGTTATGTCTTGAACTTTTCCTCAAAGCATTACACTTGTGAATGTATTTTTGTCTAATGGGGTTAAAACTGTTGTTCAGTATTTTTTCAGGCTGAGGATGTGATGTTATTCTACACAAATTGTGACGTTTAGTATACAATTGCCTTTTGtaataactttcttttttgtaaatacaTATCCATTGATGCCATATTTATCGTTTGTAATTTAATTATTGCTACAAATGCCGGGAACTGAACAATATTTATGGATAAATGTTTTCTAACAAATTCTGTACAGCTTTTGATTATAACCGCTTTAGcattaaattttattgttttgaaagAACACAATTTACAATTTTTGAACCACTGACTCCTTTCTCTTGTTTTGTAACAGCCTCCTTCTACAAAGAGGAGACATGAGCAAATGAAATCTTGTTTGTTGGTATTTATAACTCACTCAGATCccttttttaattgttaaattatttttctattgcaGTATAGATTCTTTACAGTGTCAGTTTCCATCTGGGAAGACCCTCCTTTCTTTAGCTCAGATGGTTGTTTAACTGCGAGTTTAAATGTGTTTGTCCTGGATTTTCGGCATGCAAATCAAATATTACTGATCAATTCAGTTAGTGGCCATGACATCTCAATCTTGTACTTCAAAGACTGAGAAGCTGGATTTAATCATCCCTGCCCTACATATATAAACCTAAGGTAACCTAATGAGTTTTATGTCCCTTAGTTTTTTATTATCTTACATAAAAATGAACATTGTGGCAGGATGCATGTCTGTCTATTCTATCAAGAGATCACCCATATACCTATATGTTTGTATCTATGACTTATCTAATCTGCCTATCAAATCTATCTAGCTatctatatattttcaaaagtaagCATATGTCTGAAACAGTGATGACGAGTAAGGCCAGTCGAGGCATGCTTACTTATGATTAAAGTGCTTCTTAAAAGAACCATAGTCCATTTACAATTTTGGAAGGCACAGGTTGGTTTGTTTTGCTGTATATAGTTCAATTCATAATTATCACAATTATTCATAACATTTTTATAGCGGTGTAATAACTGCAGCTGTTCTGAAAtattatggaaagaaaaaacatttgcaaaatatgtatttttaaaagttcatggtTTGTAGGCAAAGATGTTAAGAGCATTGTTTCCATTAAAatcaataacaatgaaaaatggtTGTTTGCTTtgtgataaaatattaacaatccGTTTAATCTTAAGTGAAGCAACTCATTTGGACAGACAGTTTTTTTACAGTTgttatatgaaaaagaaacattacTATTTGGGGGGGGTGGAGTGGGTAGAgtattgagggttttttttttttttactaatttagGGTGCTGTTTAATATTGAGAGCCCAATCTCTGCATGAATAACCAACTTGCAAATCAGCAAATAGAATGGTGGAGATAAGGAATTGTAAAGAATTTAGAAATGTAATGAATAGGTTTAAGTATCTCCTTCTCTTGAAGGAGCAGTACTCTAGGATTTGTGGTGGCAGTCAGTTTGGTATTATTCATAATCATTTTGATTCTagaattttgtttattgttctttttgaagaaataaagtcTTGGCACAACTATTTATGTTATAACATTTTTGTATTTGGtgcctgattttttttccatgttcaaataaatCAACCTTAAATTGAAATGCTCAGAGAAGTTCTGATGATTAAAAGAAACTTTGATTCCTTGGATACAGTTGAAACAGTCTGTTTTAAGTTATCTACTGATCTTTGTCAATAGACAATTAGTTATTGACAGTTTCTAATTGCAAATTGCTTTGGATGTGATTTCTTGTTTGTGGAGAATGTTTTTTtccgggtttttttttttttttttgcactttccTCCACCAGTAGACAAGGGAAAGGCCTGAATGCCATGAACGGATTGGGATGCCTTCACAAGTGTGAGCAGGTAACCTGGTCAGTCTACTGCTCCTACCCCCAGACATTCTAGTCTTGACCTTGACATTGAGGGTGCTGGACCAAATTCCTATTTCAGGAGTTTTCCTTCACTTCAAACcagaaagcattttaaatgctCAGCAAGTTTTCAGAAAGTGTGTACTCATAAGATTGGCTTTACATGTGTTCCAACTGAAGTCtaaataatgtttttcttctgaaatgtGTATTTAACTTCCACAGTTTACTGTTTTCTCTATGAATTTCTCTCCACCCCCAACTTCACCTAACCTTAAATGACAGTAGAGTGATGGATTGGATGCAAGATTGTTTCAAAAACttgcttctccccctccccccattaAATACATTAAACAGCCATCTCCTTAGGAGACATTAAGTTTGATCTTTCTTTACTAGGCTTGAAATTATTCTGCCATGAAAATTTACAGTAGAGCATTGTGTCCTAGAGGGGAAGATGTGAATTAACAATGATGATAACCAATATTAAGATAATGTGAAAGTTTTACCACTCTACATGATATCCTTTAATATGGATGTAGCATCGTTATTTCTCAGTCTATCCCTCTGCCCTTGTCATTTGTTgcaaagaaaactttattttagTAGAAAACTTTTCACAGATTTTCTTTCTATAATCTGATTCTGGGAGTACATATTCTTCAATTTTCAGTAAGTCTCTTAAAGAATAagcacccacccccccacccccgccgcctaACAACAAAAACCTTTGAAACCCTAAAGATAGACAGGCTGGAAAACATGTCGGCTGGATTCTTAGTAAGAAAACGGTTATTTTACTTCTTGTACCTGGTAAGACCTTTGTTAAAAGTCCATTATCTTTTCCAAAATGGGTGGTTTAGTTTAAGATTTCCACGAAGGTGTCTTTTCAGGCAGACAGAAGTCGGGACTTCATCCAGTTTGGAAGGTTAAAGATCAGGGTCCAGGCT
The nucleotide sequence above comes from Capricornis sumatraensis isolate serow.1 chromosome X, serow.2, whole genome shotgun sequence. Encoded proteins:
- the ZIC3 gene encoding zinc finger protein ZIC 3 isoform X1; translation: MTMLLDGGPQFPGLGVGSFGAPRHHEMPNREPAGIGLTPFGDSPHAAAAAAAAFKLSPAAAHDLSSGQSSAFTPQGSGYANALGHHHHHHHHHHHAGQVPSYGGAASAAFNSTRDFLFRQRGSGLGEAASGGGQHGLFAGSASSLHAPAGISEPPGYLLFPGLHDQGAGHPSPTGHVDNNQVHLGLRGELFGRADPYRPVASPRTDPYTAGAQFPNYSPMNMNMGMNVAAHHGPGAFFRYMRQPIKQELSCKWIDEAQLSRPKKSCDRTFSTMHELVTHVTMEHVGGPEQNNHVCYWEECPREGKSFKAKYKLVNHIRVHTGEKPFPCPFPGCGKIFARSENLKIHKRTHTGEKPFKCEFEGCDRRFANSSDRKKHMHVHTSDKPYICKVCDKSYTHPSSLRKHMKVHESQGSDSSPAASSGYESSTPPAIASANSKDTTKTPSAVQTSTSHNPGLPPNFNEWYV
- the ZIC3 gene encoding zinc finger protein ZIC 3 isoform X2; translated protein: MTMLLDGGPQFPGLGVGSFGAPRHHEMPNREPAGIGLTPFGDSPHAAAAAAAAFKLSPAAAHDLSSGQSSAFTPQGSGYANALGHHHHHHHHHHHAGQVPSYGGAASAAFNSTRDFLFRQRGSGLGEAASGGGQHGLFAGSASSLHAPAGISEPPGYLLFPGLHDQGAGHPSPTGHVDNNQVHLGLRGELFGRADPYRPVASPRTDPYTAGAQFPNYSPMNMNMGMNVAAHHGPGAFFRYMRQPIKQELSCKWIDEAQLSRPKKSCDRTFSTMHELVTHVTMEHVGGPEQNNHVCYWEECPREGKSFKAKYKLVNHIRVHTGEKPFPCPFPGCGKIFARSENLKIHKRTHTGEKPFKCEFEGCDRRFANSSDRKKHMHVHTSDKPYICKVCDKSYTHPSSLRKHMKCCPAWYPGQSLIPDEELDTDVGMQQPALHNTTYPKCRVNAEPTVQEMIY